In a single window of the Zea mays cultivar B73 chromosome 5, Zm-B73-REFERENCE-NAM-5.0, whole genome shotgun sequence genome:
- the LOC111274020 gene encoding uncharacterized protein LOC111274020, with amino-acid sequence MASSSGSGSSGSLSAATAALAAAAGTEEELRALMEQRRAKRMLSNRESARRSRMRKQRHLDELTAQAAHLRRENAHVATALGLTAQGLLAVDAENAVLRTQTAELAARLGSLNDILACMNTNAVGAVAVSLTAAAAAAASSDPCLAFDGATALDDLLRSCPENMFQYQLC; translated from the coding sequence ATGGCTTCCTCCAGCGGGAGCGGGAGCTCGGGCTCCCTCTCGGCGGCAACGGCGGCCCTGGCCGCCGCGGCGGGCACGGAGGAGGAGCTGCGCGCGCTCATGGAGCAGCGCCGCGCGAAGCGGATGCTGTCCAACCGCGAGTCCGCGCGGCGGTCGCGGATGCGCAAGCAGCGCCACCTCGACGAGCTGACCGCGCAGGCGGCGCACCTGCGCCGCGAGAACGCGCACGTGGCCACCGCGCTCGGCCTCACCGCGCAGGGCCTCCTCGCCGTGGACGCCGAGAACGCCGTCCTCCGCACCCAGACCGCCGAGCTCGCCGCGCGCCTCGGCTCCCTCAACGACATCCTCGCCTGCATGAACACCAACGCCGTCGGCGCCGTCGCCGTCTCCCtcacagccgccgccgccgccgccgcttccTCCGACCCCTGCCTCGCCTTCGACGGCGCCACCGCCCTGGACGACCTCCTCAGATCCTGCCCCGAGAACATGTTCCAGTACCAGCTCTGCTAG